In one Alnus glutinosa chromosome 14, dhAlnGlut1.1, whole genome shotgun sequence genomic region, the following are encoded:
- the LOC133857517 gene encoding histidine-containing phosphotransfer protein 4-like, translated as MEINPLQQQIAAMKQSLLAEEILDYEFLRLERLADKDTPNIVEEIFTLYFSDSPKVIASLEQALEELHFDYATVDRYLHRLKGSSMTIGANKVAIQTNQALECCNKGDMEGCKAAVGRIKQEHNTLKNRLQPYFQLIGQARVAKTADRPK; from the exons ATGGAGATCAATCCCTTGCAGCAACAGATTGCGGCTATGAAGCAGTCCCTCCTTGCTGAG gaaATCCTTGACTACGAGTTCCTTCGATTGGAGCGGTTGGCGGATAAAGACACCCCCAACATTGTCGAGGAAATTTTCACCTTGTATTTCAGTGACTCACCTAAGGTGATAGCTTCCCTAGAACAAGCATT GGAGGAACTTCACTTCGATTATGCTACAGTAGACAGGTACCTTCATCGGCTCAAAGGCAGCAGCATGAC CATTGGGGCTAACAAGGTGGCGATACAAACCAATCAAGCATTGGAGTGCTGCAACAAAGGTGACATGGAAGG GTGTAAGGCTGCAGTTGGAAGAATAAAGCAAGAGCATAACACTCTCAAAAATAGACTCCAACCTTATTTTCAG CTGATAGGACAAGCTAGAGTTGCCAAAACAGCTGACCGGCCCAAGTGA
- the LOC133857518 gene encoding uncharacterized protein LOC133857518, translating into MEMHRLAQDRGEGSSANDYVEVWKTIWGLPPVLKNFCWKVCNNLLPTKVNLHKKKIVDDPSCPFCKAEPKTFFHSLWGCPAAIPVWQEGGKRLQKMSCALMDGIGLFLYLLEMLDSDELVEAWTVARMIWIRKNDFVFNGVFTPRIQIMAATKISLEGFYTCKWQRRSFYQRQVNASIGVEKTHGW; encoded by the coding sequence ATGGAAATGCACAGGCTAGCTCAAGATAGAGGAGAGGGATCTAGTGCAAATGACTATGTGGAGGTTTGGAAGACTATCTGGGGACTGCCACCAGTGCTCAAAAACTTTTGCTGGAAAGTTTGCAACAATCTACTCCCCACCAAAGTTAACTTGCATAAGAAGAAGATAGTTGATGATCCTTCGTGCCCTTTCTGTAAAGCCGaaccaaaaacatttttccATAGTCTTTGGGGATGTCCAGCAGCTATACCAGTTTGGCAGGAGGGGGGCAAGAGGCTTCAGAAAATGTCATGTGCTCTAATGGATGGTATAGGTTTATTTTTGTACCTATTGGAAATGCTAGATTCAGATGAGTTGGTAGAGGCTTGGACTGTGGCACGCATGATTTGGATCAGGAAGAATGATTTTGTCTTCAATGGAGTTTTCACCCCCCGAATTCAGATTATGGCTGCAACAAAGATATCTTTGGAAGGTTTTTACACATGCAAGTGGCAGAGAAGAAGCTTCTACCAGAGACAGGTCAACGCATCGATTGGTGTGGAAAAAACCCATGGATGGTAG
- the LOC133857778 gene encoding protein phosphatase 2C 56-like gives MEASEDEQHEGVDSLPEPELVSTSSGLSSILNTELTEDSRSSSGDNSFTSSSSGDILAILVPEAVAPMLLDPSPSGEDSTVMAAARQKCVGRNNKGVSWGSTSVIGRRREMEDAVAVVPGFMSRTCHHVGGCTAPGSRTSGEISPVHFFGVFDGHGGSQVAKFCAERMHEIIAEEWDKEAVDGYDWRRRWESTFSRGFERADNEGVTEAATPEMVGSTAVVAVLSGCQIIMSNCGDSRAILCRGTKTIPLTVDQKPDREDELMRIEGEGGKVINWNGARVFGVLAMSRAIGDRYLRPWIIPVPEITFMTRTDEDECLVLASDGLWDVMTNEEVGEAARRLLRRWRRSLMTDDLSPAQAVADNLTEIAYGRNSTDNISIIVVDLKSKRRRHQRQ, from the exons ATGGAAGCCTCAGAGGACGAGCAACACGAGGGAGTCGACTCACTCCCTGAGCCGGAGCTGGTATCGACGAGCTCAGGCTTGTCTTCCATACTCAACACGGAACTGACGGAAGATTCCAGGAGCAGCTCGGGCGACAACTCCTTCACGAGCAGCAGCTCCGGCGACATTTTGGCGATTCTGGTGCCGGAGGCGGTCGCACCGATGCTGTTGGACCCCTCGCCGTCCGGGGAGGACTCGACGGTGATGGCCGCGGCGAGGCAGAAGTGCGTGGGGAGGAACAACAAGGGAGTGAGCTGGGGATCCACGTCGGTGATTGGGAGACGGAGAGAGATGGAGGACGCCGTGGCCGTTGTACCGGGCTTCATGTCGCGCACGTGCCATCACGTGGGCGGTTGTACTGCCCCGGGCTCCAGAACCTCCGGCGAGATCTCGCCCGTCCATTTCTTCGGCGTCTTCGACGGTCATGGTGGCTCTCAG GTGGCTAAATTTTGTGCAGAGCGAATGCATGAAATTATAGCAGAAGAGTGGGATAAGGAAGCAGTTGACGGCTATGATTGGCGGAGGAGGTGGGAGTCAACATTCTCTAGGGGTTTTGAGAGGGCTGACAATGAGGGCGTGACAGAGGCAGCAACACCAGAAATGGTTGGATCAACTGCAGTTGTGGCTGTTCTATCTGGTTGCCAGATTATCATGTCCAACTGTGGTGACTCGAGGGCAATCCTTTGTCGAGGGACTAAGACAATCCCCTTAACCGTCGATCAGAAG CCTGATAGAGAAGACGAACTCATGAGAATAGAAGGAGAGGGAGGGAAAGTCATAAACTGGAATGGTGCTAGGGTGTTTGGAGTTCTCGCCATGTCCAGAGCAATag GTGATCGATATCTGAGGCCATGGATAATTCCAGTGCCTGAGATTACTTTCATGACTAGGACAGATGAAGATGAGTGTTTGGTTTTGGCAAGTGATGGGCTTTGGGATGTCATGACTAATGAAGAGGTTGGGGAGGCGGCTCGCCGCCTTTTGAGAAGGTGGCGGAGGTCCTTGATGACGGATGACCTTTCTCCGGCACAAGCTGTAGCTGATAATCTCACTGAGATAGCATATGGAAGAAACAGTACTGACAACATCTCTATCATTGTTGTTGACCTGAAATCAAAGAGAAGGCGCCATCAAAGGCAGTGA